The following are from one region of the Stanieria sp. NIES-3757 genome:
- a CDS encoding transposase IS4 family protein, whose amino-acid sequence MLRKSYNTRMDKKLLELYSDYIISSFGQITATGLSRVLEGSISHDKITRFLSAKDLESRELWKLVKPVVREYEQEDGVLIVDDTIEKKPHTQENELVCWHHDHQENRSVKGINIINYVYSVEDISLPIGFDVVKKSIKFCEVKTKKEKRKATATKNELTRNQLKICSQNQLKYRYVLADSWFSSKENMAFICQDLDKHLIMALKSNRTVALSEENKKQGCFTRIDELNWSEQISVRGWLKGLDFPVLIYRQVFKNQDGSTGILYLACSDLNCNVPQIEAIYQKRWNVEVFHKTLKSNTGLAKSPTKCLRTQGNHIFMSIYAAFQLECLKLKHKMNHFALRSTIYVKALQQAMCELHLLKSA is encoded by the coding sequence ATGTTACGCAAAAGCTATAATACTCGAATGGACAAAAAGCTTTTGGAACTATACAGCGATTATATTATCAGCTCGTTTGGACAGATAACAGCGACAGGATTATCAAGAGTATTAGAAGGAAGTATCAGTCACGATAAAATAACTCGTTTCCTGTCGGCTAAAGACTTAGAGTCACGAGAGCTGTGGAAGTTAGTGAAACCAGTGGTCAGGGAGTATGAACAAGAAGATGGTGTGTTGATTGTGGATGACACCATAGAGAAAAAACCTCATACCCAAGAGAATGAGTTAGTGTGCTGGCATCATGACCATCAAGAAAACCGTTCTGTCAAGGGAATTAACATCATCAACTATGTTTATAGTGTCGAAGACATAAGCCTACCAATTGGGTTTGATGTCGTCAAAAAGTCCATAAAATTTTGTGAGGTAAAAACAAAGAAGGAAAAACGAAAAGCAACAGCAACAAAAAATGAATTAACACGAAATCAATTAAAAATTTGCTCCCAGAATCAACTCAAATACAGGTATGTGCTAGCTGATAGTTGGTTTTCCTCGAAGGAAAATATGGCTTTTATCTGTCAGGATTTAGATAAGCACTTGATCATGGCTCTCAAAAGCAATCGTACCGTAGCCTTGAGTGAAGAAAACAAAAAACAGGGTTGTTTTACCAGAATTGATGAACTCAACTGGTCAGAACAGATCTCAGTCAGAGGATGGCTTAAAGGACTGGACTTTCCTGTTCTCATCTATCGTCAAGTCTTTAAAAACCAAGATGGCAGTACTGGTATTTTGTATTTGGCTTGTAGTGATTTAAACTGTAATGTCCCTCAAATAGAAGCAATCTACCAAAAACGGTGGAACGTGGAAGTCTTTCATAAAACGCTCAAGTCTAATACTGGTTTAGCTAAGTCCCCAACTAAATGTCTTCGTACTCAAGGAAACCATATCTTTATGTCTATCTATGCTGCATTTCAATTAGAGTGTCTGAAATTGAAACACAAGATGAACCATTTTGCTTTGCGCAGTACTATTTATGTCAAAGCTTTGCAACAAGCTATGTGTGAATTACATTTACTCAAGAGTGCGTAA
- a CDS encoding glycosyl transferase family 2 codes for MISQQKYLPSVSIIVPIYNGETDLHQLIKCLFKQTYPKELSEYLLVDNNSSDRTAIILKEAQQTASEKGMKLRHLSEKEIQSSYAARNLGIRKAQGEILVFTDTDCRPQPDWLEKIVQPFSNFQVGIVVGEVVALFGNTLLEKYADRNQIMSQKFLLQHPFYPYGQTANIAIRKEAFVKVGLFRPHLTTGGDADICWRIQKETSWQLAYAPTAIIEHRHRSNLKNFRSQFRRYGSSNRYLHELHGVNLMRELTPQEIFYRLSRWLLKELPTNSLKAIAGKTPWIDLLKTPIDLIGFQARTQGQQESKLPEAARKIEWL; via the coding sequence ATGATTAGTCAGCAAAAATACTTGCCTTCAGTATCAATAATTGTGCCAATTTATAATGGCGAAACTGATTTGCATCAACTAATTAAATGTTTATTTAAACAAACTTATCCAAAAGAACTAAGCGAATATTTATTGGTTGATAATAACAGTAGCGATCGCACTGCCATTATTTTAAAAGAAGCCCAACAAACAGCTTCTGAAAAAGGAATGAAGCTGAGACATCTTAGCGAAAAAGAAATTCAAAGTTCTTATGCTGCTCGTAATTTAGGCATTCGTAAAGCTCAAGGAGAAATTTTAGTTTTTACTGATACTGATTGTCGTCCCCAACCAGATTGGTTAGAAAAAATCGTACAACCTTTTAGTAATTTTCAAGTTGGTATTGTTGTAGGTGAAGTTGTTGCCTTATTTGGAAATACTTTACTAGAAAAATATGCCGACCGCAATCAGATTATGTCTCAAAAATTTTTGCTCCAACACCCTTTTTATCCCTACGGACAAACTGCTAACATTGCCATTAGAAAAGAAGCTTTTGTAAAAGTAGGATTATTTCGTCCTCATTTAACTACTGGTGGTGATGCTGATATTTGTTGGCGTATTCAAAAAGAAACTTCATGGCAATTAGCTTATGCACCAACTGCAATTATTGAACATCGCCATCGTTCTAATTTAAAAAATTTTCGTAGTCAATTTCGACGTTATGGAAGTTCCAACCGCTATTTACATGAACTTCATGGTGTTAATTTAATGAGAGAATTAACTCCTCAAGAAATCTTTTATCGTCTGAGTCGATGGTTACTTAAAGAACTGCCTACAAATAGTTTAAAAGCGATCGCAGGAAAAACACCTTGGATCGATCTGCTCAAAACTCCGATAGATTTGATTGGTTTTCAAGCACGAACCCAAGGACAACAAGAAAGTAAATTACCAGAAGCAGCTAGAAAGATTGAATGGTTATAA
- a CDS encoding sulfotransferase — MKLPNFLIIGIQKAGTTSIYNYLQEHPQIYMSPVKETNFFEKDWESLPVEQRNKKGIITFADYCQLFTEVQDEIAIGEASPNYLFHYQFSAPKIKQYLPDAKLIAILRNPVERAYSDYLMHIRDAIAYRPLSEQIRHSAHKSFMIRKGFYYEPLKFYYEQFCPEQIKVFLYEDFCKQPEAIMQEMYRYLGVDDTFCPDMSKKAQVAKVPKNQTINHLLQGKNPLRTMVANTLKTIVPLETRQKLRNSLLNLNSVEKKQAPLSEEDREQLIKIYREDILKLQDLLQRDLSIWLAA; from the coding sequence ATGAAACTTCCCAACTTCTTAATCATTGGCATTCAAAAAGCTGGTACTACATCAATTTACAACTATCTCCAAGAACATCCCCAAATTTATATGAGTCCAGTCAAAGAGACTAATTTTTTTGAAAAAGATTGGGAAAGTCTTCCTGTAGAACAACGCAATAAAAAAGGGATTATTACCTTCGCTGATTATTGCCAATTATTTACTGAAGTTCAAGATGAAATTGCCATTGGTGAAGCTTCTCCTAATTATTTATTTCATTACCAATTTTCCGCACCAAAAATTAAACAATATCTTCCTGATGCTAAATTAATTGCTATTTTAAGAAATCCTGTAGAACGAGCATATTCAGATTATTTAATGCATATTAGAGATGCGATCGCTTATCGTCCTCTTTCCGAACAAATTCGACATAGCGCGCACAAATCTTTTATGATTCGTAAAGGTTTTTATTACGAGCCATTAAAATTTTACTACGAGCAATTTTGCCCAGAGCAAATTAAAGTTTTTCTCTACGAAGATTTTTGTAAGCAACCTGAAGCAATCATGCAAGAAATGTATCGTTATCTAGGTGTAGATGATACTTTTTGTCCTGATATGAGTAAGAAAGCTCAAGTTGCTAAAGTTCCTAAAAATCAAACTATTAATCATTTACTCCAAGGTAAAAATCCTCTAAGAACTATGGTTGCTAATACTCTAAAAACTATTGTTCCTTTAGAAACTAGGCAAAAACTAAGAAATAGTCTGCTCAATCTCAATTCTGTTGAGAAAAAACAAGCTCCTTTATCGGAAGAAGATCGGGAACAATTAATAAAAATTTATCGAGAAGATATTTTAAAATTACAAGATTTACTTCAACGAGATTTGTCAATTTGGTTAGCAGCCTAG